Proteins encoded in a region of the Augochlora pura isolate Apur16 chromosome 4, APUR_v2.2.1, whole genome shotgun sequence genome:
- the LOC144468876 gene encoding uncharacterized protein LOC144468876, translating to MIDSSTTFALVVSAIKNLREIKGSTTREILRYLCSVHNIPAQVARRQMQAVLKRGVAYGIFKNNGGHYVLPLSYDSKGKEIASQELNLLDFCRKKRSQKLACKCKKKRRRRRRRRSMKSCKCKKKRSRSRSRRRRRSRGCRRRRTRSRRSKRRSRRKSMSCRRRRKKKCKCGGLGNKSDQNRMKKAETQRAAKYFTDDKAFDLLAKDNDSECSKCNSASTISSAVE from the exons aTGATCGACTCATCTACAACTTTTGCACTGGTGGTTTCTGCGATTAAAAATCTTCGTGAAATAAAGGGGTCTACGACACGTGAGATTCTACGTTATCTTTGCTCTGTACACAATATTCCAGCCCAAGTTGCACGACGACAG ATGCAAGCAGTACTGAAGCGTGGGGTGGCATATGGTATTTTCAAGAATAATGGCGGTCATTATGTCTTGCCACTTAGCTATGATTCGAAAGGTAAGGAAATCGCGTCCCAGGAACTGAACTTGTTAGACTTCTGTCGTAAGAAGCGATCGCAAAAGTTAGCCTGCAAATGCAAGAAGAAGCGACGACGGcgtcgacgaagaagaagTATGAAAAGTTGCAAATGCAAGAAGAAGAGGAGTAGAAGTAGAAGcagaaggagaagaaggagcAGGGGATGTAGACGAAGAAGGACAAGGAGTAGGCGCTCTAAAAGGAGATCGAGGAGAAAGAGCATGAGCTGCAGACGGCGCAGAAAGAAGAAATGCAAATGCGGCGGTTTAGGAAATAAGAGCGATCagaatcgaatgaaaaaagCTGAAACACAACGAGCAGCCAAATATTTCACAGACGATAAAGCCTTTGACTTGTTAGCTAAGGATAATGATTCCGAATGTAGTAAATGTAATTCAGCGTCTACTATTTCTTCAGCAGTTGAGTAA